One segment of Vibrio gazogenes DNA contains the following:
- a CDS encoding Grx4 family monothiol glutaredoxin, which yields METIDKIKKQISDNSILLYMKGSPKLPSCGFSSQAAQALMACGEKFAYVDILQNPDIRAELPIYAQWPTFPQLWIEGELVGGCDIILEMFQKGELQPLIKEAAARVEKEE from the coding sequence ATGGAAACAATCGATAAAATTAAAAAGCAGATTTCTGACAATTCAATTCTGCTTTATATGAAAGGCTCGCCTAAGCTACCTAGTTGTGGTTTTTCATCTCAGGCTGCACAGGCATTGATGGCTTGTGGAGAAAAATTTGCTTATGTTGATATTCTTCAAAATCCGGATATCCGTGCAGAGTTACCCATTTATGCCCAGTGGCCAACGTTTCCTCAGCTATGGATAGAAGGCGAGTTGGTTGGTGGTTGTGACATCATTCTGGAAATGTTCCAGAAAGGAGAGCTACAACCGCTGATTAAAGAAGCCGCAGCACGCGTAGAAAAAGAAGAGTAA
- a CDS encoding ABC transporter ATP-binding protein, whose translation MNLLDVKDLRVEFSTPDGTVTAVNDLNFSLKQGETLGIVGESGSGKSQTVFAMMGLLAKNGKVSGSALFEGQEILNLPEKSLNKIRAEQIAMIFQDPMTSLNPYMKVSTQLMEVLMKHKGMGKSEAFEESIRMLEAVKIPEARKRISMYPHEFSGGMRQRVMIAMALLCRPKLLIADEPTTALDVTVQAQIMDLLNELKSEFNTAIIMITHDLGVVAGSCEKVLVMYAGRTMEYGSVNDIFYQPSHPYAEGLLRAIPRLDTEGDVLPTIPGNPPNLLRLPPGCPYQERCHRVTERCKRETPALTTFGNQRQRACFSDWETWEK comes from the coding sequence ATGAACTTACTTGATGTAAAAGATCTGCGGGTTGAATTCTCGACACCGGATGGCACCGTGACTGCCGTCAACGATCTGAACTTTTCATTAAAACAGGGTGAGACTCTGGGAATCGTCGGTGAGTCCGGCTCTGGAAAATCTCAGACTGTGTTTGCAATGATGGGGCTACTGGCAAAGAACGGCAAAGTTTCCGGTAGTGCCCTGTTTGAAGGCCAAGAGATCCTGAATCTGCCAGAGAAATCGCTCAATAAAATTCGCGCAGAGCAGATTGCCATGATATTTCAGGATCCGATGACCTCTTTGAATCCTTATATGAAAGTTAGTACCCAGCTCATGGAAGTACTGATGAAGCATAAAGGCATGGGAAAATCGGAGGCATTCGAAGAATCAATTCGGATGCTGGAAGCGGTTAAGATTCCGGAAGCACGTAAGCGTATCAGCATGTATCCTCATGAATTCTCAGGAGGAATGCGCCAACGGGTGATGATCGCCATGGCATTGCTGTGCCGTCCCAAATTATTAATCGCTGATGAGCCGACAACAGCACTCGATGTCACCGTTCAGGCCCAGATTATGGATCTGCTTAACGAATTGAAATCAGAGTTCAACACTGCGATTATCATGATTACTCACGATCTTGGTGTGGTCGCCGGCTCTTGTGAGAAAGTCTTGGTGATGTACGCAGGCCGAACCATGGAATACGGCAGCGTCAACGATATTTTCTATCAGCCGAGTCATCCTTATGCTGAAGGGTTACTTCGAGCGATTCCTCGTCTGGATACCGAAGGTGACGTCCTCCCGACTATTCCGGGCAACCCACCCAATCTACTACGGCTTCCACCCGGCTGTCCTTATCAGGAACGATGCCATCGGGTTACAGAACGCTGTAAACGTGAAACGCCAGCCCTTACAACGTTTGGCAATCAACGTCAACGGGCCTGTTTTTCTGACTGGGAGACTTGGGAAAAATGA
- a CDS encoding helix-turn-helix transcriptional regulator — protein sequence MRTGNHFKFENSTALEGVKILTANMHDFSYDKHAHEEYSLGVTLRGRQDFFCCHRFHQSPPGGVILFNPDDVHDGHSGGTTDLSYVITYIHPQTFHALFLALGVKPNHTVRVEGTLFDDLILKQQILTFIRIVNSGDHSKIEQELALFRLAHTLVKKSGALYEAKPQRRQDVLLNRAKSFILSQYRDDLIVDDIAAVANMSKYHFIRLFRAQFGITPHQYVLNCRINGAQKALESGLPASAVAQMFRFADVSHMNRRFKKLYGMTPKQYQTQLNLVPQR from the coding sequence ATGCGAACAGGTAATCATTTCAAATTTGAAAACAGCACTGCGCTTGAGGGCGTCAAGATACTGACGGCAAATATGCACGATTTCAGTTATGACAAACATGCACATGAAGAATACTCTTTGGGTGTGACATTGCGCGGCAGGCAAGATTTTTTCTGTTGTCACCGCTTTCATCAAAGCCCTCCCGGTGGCGTCATACTCTTCAATCCTGATGATGTTCATGATGGGCATTCAGGCGGTACAACGGATTTGTCATATGTGATCACGTATATCCACCCTCAAACATTTCATGCCCTTTTTCTCGCACTGGGTGTGAAACCAAATCACACTGTCCGAGTTGAAGGCACGTTGTTTGACGATCTGATTCTCAAGCAACAGATTCTGACTTTCATCCGCATCGTCAACAGCGGCGATCACTCGAAAATCGAACAGGAACTGGCCCTATTTCGTTTAGCACATACGTTGGTAAAAAAATCAGGGGCTTTATATGAAGCAAAGCCGCAACGACGTCAGGATGTCTTACTGAACCGAGCCAAATCCTTCATTCTCAGTCAGTATCGGGACGATTTAATCGTCGATGATATTGCGGCTGTCGCGAATATGTCGAAATATCATTTTATTCGACTATTTCGGGCACAATTCGGGATTACGCCTCACCAGTACGTACTCAACTGCCGTATCAACGGAGCACAAAAAGCGCTTGAGTCCGGCCTCCCCGCCTCAGCGGTTGCACAAATGTTCCGTTTTGCAGACGTCAGTCATATGAACCGCCGCTTCAAAAAACTCTATGGTATGACCCCGAAACAGTATCAAACACAACTGAATCTGGTACCACAACGCTAA
- the oppF gene encoding murein tripeptide/oligopeptide ABC transporter ATP binding protein OppF yields MNQKPLLLDIKDLKVHFQIASKSAWPWSPPTALKAVDGVNARLYEGETLGVVGESGCGKSTFARAIIGLVNATEGEVLWLGQDLTRMKAVQRRETRKDIQMIFQDPLASLNPRMTIGNIIAEPLQTFYPELSSLEVKDRVKEMMMRVGLLPNLINRYPHEFSGGQCQRIGIARALILRPKMIICDEPVSALDVSIQAQVVNLLKEIQKELGLSLVFIAHDLSVVKHISDRVMVMYLGNVVEIGEADKLFATPKHPYTTALMTAVPIPDPNLERQKNIQMLEGDLPSPINPPSGCVFRTRCPKAQPQCAQNKPVLSGDEHHAVACPIVL; encoded by the coding sequence ATGAATCAGAAACCCTTACTACTTGATATCAAAGATTTGAAAGTTCATTTTCAGATAGCTTCAAAGTCGGCTTGGCCTTGGTCACCGCCTACTGCACTCAAAGCCGTTGATGGGGTGAATGCCCGCCTTTATGAAGGTGAGACTCTGGGTGTGGTCGGTGAGTCCGGTTGTGGTAAATCCACTTTTGCACGTGCAATTATCGGACTGGTTAACGCAACGGAAGGTGAAGTGCTTTGGCTCGGCCAAGACCTGACCCGTATGAAAGCCGTACAGCGTCGGGAAACCCGTAAAGATATTCAGATGATCTTTCAGGATCCGTTGGCATCGCTTAATCCGCGGATGACGATTGGTAACATCATTGCTGAACCTCTCCAGACATTTTATCCGGAACTCTCCTCTCTGGAAGTGAAAGATCGCGTCAAAGAAATGATGATGCGTGTCGGATTATTGCCGAACCTCATTAACCGTTACCCACATGAATTTTCTGGTGGACAGTGTCAGCGGATTGGGATTGCCCGAGCCTTAATTCTACGACCCAAAATGATCATCTGTGACGAACCTGTTTCAGCACTGGACGTGTCGATTCAGGCACAAGTTGTCAATTTGCTCAAAGAGATACAAAAAGAGCTTGGATTGAGCCTGGTATTTATTGCCCATGACCTATCGGTCGTGAAGCACATTTCTGACCGGGTCATGGTGATGTATCTGGGGAATGTCGTCGAGATTGGTGAAGCCGATAAGCTGTTTGCAACCCCGAAACATCCCTATACAACCGCTCTGATGACGGCTGTACCAATTCCCGATCCTAATCTGGAACGGCAGAAAAACATTCAGATGCTGGAAGGTGATCTCCCGTCACCAATCAATCCACCATCCGGCTGTGTGTTCCGCACCCGCTGCCCGAAAGCACAACCACAATGTGCCCAAAATAAACCGGTACTGAGTGGCGATGAGCATCATGCGGTCGCCTGCCCTATCGTGCTCTGA
- a CDS encoding VC2046/SO_2500 family protein: protein MMLQPTTEILHTLDKANLINELQCGQNVNQAIAQNRRADFALLLAMLSNDMRETTATEVIDPIHHTDSELRKHFALTSPQPLRSDQESYSSGAQIALQFHQGGICSAKLQHYLHPDALSYFPEYTHQLDESVYHNLSGHQRRQLENQTPPQPLNYDLYNQLVTNRRLSQIQAQA from the coding sequence ATGATGCTACAGCCAACCACCGAGATCCTACATACACTGGATAAAGCAAATCTGATCAACGAACTGCAATGTGGGCAGAACGTTAATCAGGCGATCGCACAAAATCGACGCGCCGATTTTGCCTTGCTACTTGCGATGCTCTCCAACGATATGCGTGAAACGACGGCAACAGAAGTGATTGACCCAATTCACCATACCGACAGTGAATTACGCAAACACTTTGCACTGACATCACCACAACCCTTACGCTCCGATCAGGAAAGCTACTCATCCGGGGCTCAAATCGCTTTACAATTTCATCAAGGCGGAATCTGTTCGGCAAAACTTCAGCATTACCTACACCCAGATGCTTTGTCTTACTTCCCTGAATATACTCATCAGTTAGATGAATCGGTTTATCACAATCTCTCCGGTCACCAACGCCGCCAGCTTGAAAACCAAACACCGCCACAACCTTTAAACTATGACCTTTATAATCAATTGGTTACTAACCGGAGATTGTCCCAAATTCAGGCTCAAGCCTAA
- the sodB gene encoding superoxide dismutase [Fe], translated as MSFELPALPYAKDALEPHISAETLDYHHGKHHNTYVVKLNGLILGTEFENKSLEEIIKTSSGGIFNNAAQTWNHTFYWHCLSPNGGGEPTGAVADAINQAFGSFEDFKAKFTDSAVNNFGSSWTWLVKKADGSLDIVNTSNAATPITEAGVTPLLTVDLWEHAYYIDYRNVRPDYMSAFWALVNWDFVAENLAK; from the coding sequence ATGTCATTTGAACTTCCCGCTCTTCCTTATGCAAAAGATGCATTGGAACCTCATATTTCAGCAGAAACACTCGACTATCACCATGGTAAACACCACAACACATATGTGGTTAAGCTGAATGGCCTGATCCTAGGCACTGAATTCGAAAACAAGTCACTTGAAGAGATCATCAAAACTTCATCTGGCGGCATTTTCAATAACGCGGCTCAGACTTGGAACCACACATTCTACTGGCACTGCCTGTCACCAAACGGTGGCGGTGAACCAACAGGTGCTGTTGCTGATGCAATCAATCAGGCGTTTGGTTCTTTCGAAGATTTCAAAGCAAAATTCACAGATTCTGCTGTCAACAACTTTGGTTCATCTTGGACTTGGTTGGTGAAAAAAGCTGATGGTTCTCTGGATATTGTCAATACATCCAATGCAGCGACACCAATTACTGAAGCTGGTGTAACACCACTACTGACTGTTGACCTGTGGGAACACGCCTACTACATCGATTACCGCAACGTGCGTCCTGATTATATGAGTGCTTTCTGGGCACTGGTTAACTGGGACTTTGTGGCTGAAAATCTGGCGAAGTAA
- a CDS encoding LysE family translocator: MLAIWIYALGIMYSPGPVNLLSLNGGMQGHTRRHIGFFFGVACAMFILFISLSYLGHSLVNDEILPYIALCGCSYILYLAWQLIRSSVTLKPYTAFTLSFKSGLMMQLLNPKGLIATLPIATIQFPAQNMTEGQVIWWSVALSLFAGCAPGSYSVIGGIVGKHLLNANWLQRIQQLLALLLVYTAFSIGYEHIYKAW; this comes from the coding sequence ATGCTAGCAATATGGATTTATGCTCTGGGAATCATGTATTCCCCCGGCCCGGTCAATCTACTCAGTCTAAACGGCGGGATGCAGGGACACACGCGTCGCCACATTGGATTTTTCTTTGGGGTGGCCTGTGCAATGTTCATCCTATTTATCAGTTTAAGTTACCTTGGTCACTCACTCGTCAATGATGAGATTCTCCCTTATATCGCACTCTGCGGATGCAGTTACATTCTATATCTCGCCTGGCAGTTGATACGCTCATCAGTGACACTCAAGCCATATACCGCCTTCACGCTTTCATTCAAAAGCGGGCTCATGATGCAACTACTCAACCCCAAAGGGCTGATTGCAACACTCCCCATTGCAACGATTCAGTTTCCGGCACAAAACATGACTGAAGGACAGGTCATCTGGTGGTCTGTTGCACTGTCGCTGTTTGCCGGATGTGCGCCCGGGAGTTATTCGGTTATCGGTGGGATTGTCGGAAAACACCTGCTGAATGCGAACTGGTTGCAACGTATACAACAACTATTGGCCTTACTCTTAGTTTATACAGCGTTCAGTATCGGCTATGAGCATATCTATAAAGCTTGGTAA
- a CDS encoding DNA topoisomerase III, translating to MPRLFIAEKPSLGRAIADVLPRPHQKEDGCIRCGNGDIVTWCIGHLLEQVEPEVYDDRYKKWRLEDLPIVPQQWQLRPRKSSSRQLTVIKKLLKSPLQIVHAGDPDREGQLLVDEVLEYCRVSQQRRADTERLLINDLNPSAVKRALQQIRQNREFIPLSVSALARSRADWLYGMNMSRAYTLLGQQSGYQGVLSVGRVQTPVLGLVVRRDETIENFVPRDYFSLHALIPYHTADQTFDIRARWKPSEACRPWQDDEGHVLHRPLVENVARRIQGQPATVTDSEQKQTRQNAPLPYSLSALQIDAAKKYGMSAQQVLNVCQGLYEKHKLITYPRSDCRYLPTEHWQASASVTAAISNIAPALKQAVEGADLSLKSKAWNDSKVDAHHAIIPTPKTKTAILSGDEQKVYQLIAKQYLIQFYPPACYAESQLVFDIAGGTFIAKGKQMVSPGWKTVTGFRDDDQDGLDAVPPLTKGTVLTCREGEIGNHQTEPPRPFTEATLLLAMTGIARFVEDKSLKKILRETDGLGTEATRAGIIDMLIKRQLLQREGKQIRSTPAGRGLIHALPVASTYPDMTAQWEHQLQDMAEKNQAYQPFMTTLTQQIDHLMQQVKTAPPPDSLRSLPQPVKRSRTRKSFAKRGSRKSSSASST from the coding sequence ATGCCTCGTCTATTTATTGCTGAAAAACCGAGTCTCGGCCGTGCGATTGCCGATGTTTTACCCCGTCCTCACCAGAAGGAGGATGGATGTATTCGTTGTGGTAATGGTGATATTGTCACATGGTGTATCGGTCATCTTTTAGAACAGGTCGAACCGGAAGTCTACGATGATCGCTATAAGAAATGGCGGCTGGAAGATTTACCGATTGTGCCGCAGCAATGGCAACTTCGTCCTCGAAAATCGTCCTCACGGCAACTGACCGTGATTAAGAAACTGCTTAAATCGCCACTACAGATTGTTCACGCCGGAGACCCGGATCGTGAAGGGCAACTGCTGGTGGATGAAGTGTTAGAGTATTGTCGAGTCAGTCAACAGCGCCGCGCCGACACGGAACGTCTGTTGATTAACGATCTCAATCCGTCTGCGGTCAAACGGGCATTGCAGCAGATCCGGCAAAACCGAGAATTTATACCGCTCTCTGTCTCTGCATTGGCACGGTCCCGGGCAGATTGGCTGTATGGCATGAATATGTCGAGAGCTTATACACTGTTGGGGCAGCAATCTGGTTATCAGGGCGTGTTGTCAGTCGGCAGGGTTCAGACACCGGTGTTAGGGTTGGTGGTTCGTCGAGATGAGACCATTGAAAACTTTGTGCCTCGGGATTATTTTTCCCTGCATGCCTTGATACCCTATCACACTGCGGATCAAACCTTTGATATCCGGGCTCGCTGGAAACCGAGTGAAGCTTGCCGTCCGTGGCAGGATGACGAAGGACATGTTCTTCATCGTCCATTGGTCGAAAACGTCGCCAGACGAATACAAGGTCAGCCAGCGACTGTCACGGATTCAGAACAAAAACAAACGCGCCAAAATGCCCCGTTACCTTATTCGCTCTCTGCTTTACAAATTGATGCGGCGAAAAAATATGGGATGAGCGCCCAGCAAGTGCTGAACGTATGTCAGGGGTTGTATGAGAAACATAAATTGATCACCTATCCCCGTTCAGATTGCCGCTATCTGCCAACGGAGCATTGGCAGGCGTCAGCCTCGGTGACCGCAGCAATCTCAAATATTGCGCCAGCGCTGAAGCAAGCGGTCGAGGGAGCTGATTTATCTTTGAAATCCAAAGCATGGAACGACAGTAAGGTTGACGCACACCATGCCATCATCCCCACACCGAAGACAAAGACCGCAATATTGTCAGGTGATGAGCAAAAAGTTTATCAATTAATTGCTAAACAATATTTGATTCAGTTTTATCCGCCTGCGTGTTATGCCGAGTCTCAATTGGTATTTGATATTGCCGGTGGTACTTTTATTGCCAAAGGGAAGCAAATGGTCTCGCCGGGCTGGAAGACTGTTACAGGGTTTCGTGATGATGACCAAGATGGTCTTGACGCCGTTCCCCCGCTGACCAAAGGAACTGTATTGACCTGTCGTGAAGGCGAAATCGGCAACCATCAGACCGAACCTCCACGGCCTTTTACTGAAGCTACCCTATTGCTGGCGATGACGGGGATCGCTCGATTTGTTGAAGATAAATCTCTGAAAAAAATTTTACGGGAAACCGACGGGCTCGGCACGGAAGCGACTCGTGCCGGTATTATTGATATGCTGATCAAACGTCAACTCTTACAGCGGGAAGGAAAACAGATCCGCAGCACGCCAGCAGGGCGAGGGTTGATACATGCATTGCCCGTAGCATCGACATATCCGGATATGACGGCTCAATGGGAGCATCAGCTTCAGGATATGGCGGAGAAAAATCAGGCTTATCAGCCTTTTATGACTACTTTGACGCAACAGATTGATCATTTAATGCAACAAGTGAAAACGGCACCGCCACCGGATTCTTTACGTTCACTCCCTCAGCCGGTGAAGCGTTCGCGGACAAGAAAGTCGTTTGCCAAACGAGGTTCAAGAAAGTCGTCTAGCGCTTCATCAACCTGA
- the oppC gene encoding oligopeptide ABC transporter permease OppC encodes MIGKKDNVQALERFSEQLEIEGRSLWQDARMRFLRNKAAMVSLVILVLITLAVLILPYAATYSFDDTDWYAMNAAPSAEHIFGTDALGRDLYVRTLIGGQISLAVGVLGALVAVIIGTLYGAASGFIGGRVDRVMMRMLEILYAIPFMFFVIVLVTFFGRNIMLIFVAIGAISWLDMARIVRGQTLSLRSKEFIEAAHVCGVSQWKIITRHIVPNVLGIVVVYSTLLIPTMILTESFLSFLGLGVQEPRTSWGALLQEGANTMDLAIWQLAFPAAFMIITLFCFNYVGDGLRDALDPKDR; translated from the coding sequence ATGATAGGAAAAAAAGATAATGTCCAAGCGCTGGAGCGATTTAGCGAGCAATTGGAAATTGAAGGAAGAAGCTTATGGCAAGATGCCAGAATGCGCTTTCTACGCAACAAAGCAGCAATGGTCAGTCTGGTCATTCTGGTTTTGATTACCTTGGCAGTCCTCATCCTGCCTTATGCAGCGACTTACAGTTTTGATGATACCGATTGGTATGCGATGAATGCAGCACCTTCCGCTGAACATATCTTCGGCACGGATGCGCTGGGCCGGGATTTGTATGTCCGTACCTTAATTGGTGGTCAAATCTCACTGGCTGTCGGTGTTCTGGGTGCGCTGGTTGCTGTCATTATCGGCACACTGTATGGCGCAGCTTCCGGATTTATCGGTGGTCGCGTGGACCGTGTCATGATGCGTATGCTAGAAATTTTGTACGCGATCCCCTTTATGTTTTTCGTCATCGTGCTGGTGACTTTCTTTGGTCGTAACATCATGCTCATCTTTGTTGCCATCGGTGCGATCTCCTGGCTGGATATGGCCCGGATTGTTCGGGGGCAGACTCTGAGCTTACGCAGTAAAGAATTTATCGAAGCGGCACATGTTTGTGGCGTTAGCCAGTGGAAAATCATTACCCGCCATATCGTCCCGAATGTACTGGGCATTGTGGTCGTCTATTCGACACTGCTCATCCCGACGATGATTCTGACTGAGTCATTCCTCTCTTTCCTTGGTCTGGGTGTTCAGGAACCACGGACAAGCTGGGGGGCTTTGCTGCAAGAAGGTGCAAATACGATGGATCTGGCAATCTGGCAGCTCGCATTTCCTGCGGCATTTATGATTATAACTCTATTTTGTTTTAACTATGTTGGCGATGGATTGCGTGATGCACTCGATCCAAAAGACAGATAA
- a CDS encoding NADP-dependent oxidoreductase — MQTYRAVHLVERPQQEITADVFSTETATIPTPQEGEFLVKVTHLSLDPAMRGWMSSDESSYIPPVQLGDVMRASGMGEVVSSKHPDFPEGTRVLGMTGMQEYLVSNGTGLNKIPAEIPAEAVLAVISLPGVTAYHGLYQVLQPKPGQTLVITAAAGSVGSLVGQMAKNLGLRVVGVVGNEEKGRWITEELGFNAAVNYHDPDFAEQLATATPDGIDLFFENTGGVAQAPIFSRMNAHGRIAVCGLIAEYNKDQPDPGPSWMNIIKRRLSIQGFTMPDHFDRFADYGLALGGMLMKGELKYRTHVIHGIENAPDAIKLLFSGDNQGKLIVEL; from the coding sequence ATGCAGACATATCGGGCGGTTCATTTGGTTGAGAGACCCCAGCAGGAAATTACTGCGGATGTATTTTCAACAGAAACAGCAACAATACCAACGCCACAAGAGGGCGAGTTTTTGGTCAAAGTCACGCATCTTTCTCTGGATCCTGCAATGCGAGGCTGGATGAGCTCAGATGAGAGTAGCTATATTCCCCCGGTGCAACTCGGTGATGTCATGCGTGCAAGCGGCATGGGTGAGGTTGTGTCTTCCAAACATCCGGATTTCCCTGAAGGAACCCGAGTGCTAGGAATGACGGGTATGCAGGAATATCTGGTTTCAAACGGAACCGGGCTGAACAAAATACCGGCGGAGATTCCGGCTGAGGCTGTACTGGCGGTGATCTCACTACCGGGCGTTACGGCGTATCATGGCTTGTATCAGGTTTTACAGCCAAAGCCAGGACAAACATTAGTTATCACGGCAGCCGCTGGGTCGGTCGGTTCACTCGTTGGACAAATGGCGAAGAATCTCGGACTGCGAGTCGTCGGGGTTGTCGGTAATGAAGAAAAAGGGCGCTGGATTACTGAAGAGTTAGGGTTTAATGCCGCTGTGAATTATCACGATCCAGACTTTGCTGAACAACTGGCAACTGCCACACCGGATGGGATTGATCTGTTTTTTGAAAATACCGGTGGGGTTGCTCAGGCGCCTATTTTTTCCCGGATGAATGCGCATGGACGTATCGCGGTCTGTGGTCTGATTGCTGAATACAATAAAGACCAGCCCGATCCGGGGCCGAGTTGGATGAATATTATTAAGCGTCGCCTATCGATTCAGGGCTTTACCATGCCAGATCACTTTGATCGGTTTGCTGACTATGGCTTGGCTTTAGGCGGCATGCTGATGAAAGGAGAGCTGAAGTATCGCACCCATGTTATTCATGGTATCGAGAATGCACCTGATGCGATTAAATTGCTATTTAGTGGTGATAATCAAGGTAAGTTAATCGTCGAGTTATAA